A genomic segment from Thermotoga neapolitana DSM 4359 encodes:
- a CDS encoding alpha-L-fucosidase, translated as MKPRYNPTWESLKEHALPKWFDEAKFGIFIHWGLYSVPGWATPTGELGKVSMDVWFFQNPYAEWYENSLRIKGSPTWEYHVKTYGENFEYDRFTDLFTAERWNPYEWADLFKKAGAKYVIPTTKHHDGFCLWGTRYTDFNAVKKGPRRDLIRELAKAVRDTGLRFGVYYSGGLDWRFTTEPIRYPEDFSYIRPHTYEYADYTYKQVMELIDLYLPDILWNDMGWPEKGKEDLKYLFAYYYNKHPEGAVNDRWGVPHWDFKTAEYHVNYPEDLPGYKWEFTRGIGLSFGYNQNEGPEHMLSVEQLVYTLVDVVSKGGNLLLNVGPKGDGTIPDLQKERLLGLGKWLEKYGDVIYGSSVWRKCCAKTKDGMEIRFTRKNNRYFIIFLGIPDGEKVAIRDITLSGAVRHFLTGERLKFHNTEEGVEIIVPRKLLETDSITLVLEVVEE; from the coding sequence ATGAAACCCCGCTACAACCCCACATGGGAATCACTGAAAGAGCATGCTCTTCCAAAATGGTTCGATGAGGCAAAGTTTGGGATCTTCATCCACTGGGGACTTTATTCTGTTCCAGGTTGGGCAACACCCACCGGGGAACTTGGAAAGGTGTCGATGGATGTGTGGTTTTTTCAGAACCCGTACGCTGAATGGTATGAGAACTCACTCAGAATCAAGGGAAGTCCCACCTGGGAATATCACGTGAAAACCTACGGTGAAAACTTTGAGTACGATCGCTTTACAGACCTCTTCACGGCGGAGAGATGGAATCCTTACGAATGGGCTGATCTTTTCAAGAAAGCGGGTGCGAAGTACGTCATTCCGACCACAAAGCATCATGACGGTTTCTGCCTTTGGGGGACGAGGTACACGGATTTCAACGCTGTGAAGAAAGGGCCGAGAAGAGATCTCATAAGGGAACTTGCAAAAGCTGTTAGAGACACCGGTTTGAGATTTGGTGTCTATTACTCGGGTGGTCTGGACTGGCGCTTTACGACCGAGCCGATAAGGTATCCGGAGGATTTCTCCTACATAAGACCCCACACCTATGAGTATGCAGACTACACCTACAAACAGGTCATGGAGCTCATAGATTTGTATCTGCCCGATATTCTCTGGAACGATATGGGCTGGCCCGAGAAGGGCAAAGAAGATTTGAAATATCTCTTTGCTTACTATTACAACAAGCATCCGGAAGGTGCCGTGAACGACAGGTGGGGTGTTCCACACTGGGATTTCAAAACAGCGGAGTACCATGTGAACTATCCAGAAGATCTGCCAGGTTATAAATGGGAATTCACAAGGGGAATAGGACTTTCCTTTGGCTACAACCAGAACGAGGGCCCAGAACACATGCTCTCTGTTGAGCAACTTGTGTACACACTGGTGGATGTGGTGAGTAAAGGTGGAAACCTTCTTTTGAACGTAGGTCCAAAGGGAGACGGAACCATTCCTGATCTTCAGAAGGAAAGGCTTCTTGGTCTTGGAAAATGGCTTGAAAAGTACGGTGATGTGATATACGGCTCTTCCGTATGGAGGAAGTGCTGTGCGAAAACAAAAGATGGCATGGAAATTCGCTTTACCAGAAAGAACAACAGGTACTTCATCATCTTTCTTGGAATTCCAGATGGGGAAAAAGTCGCGATCAGAGATATCACTCTATCTGGGGCGGTAAGACATTTTCTGACGGGCGAAAGGTTGAAATTCCACAACACAGAAGAAGGTGTGGAAATCATCGTTCCACGAAAACTCCTCGAAACAGACAGCATAACCCTTGTTCTAGAGGTGGTGGAAGAATGA
- a CDS encoding class I fructose-bisphosphate aldolase, translated as MYGGKAVRFSKLLNPKSGRSLIIALDHGLIFGNVEGLEDPVKTLERAISCGVDGVLLSPGIAKLTEHLFEGKNAPARILTIDFPVGSTIPGRFEKVFTHRLIHSVEQAVKMAVDAVKILFPWGLEKSAQAEVVRVIAETVEECERWDMPLVVEPVLWEENSSERNEPDLIESAARIAVEIGADILKIQFLGEDRLSRIIHRLHVPVFVLGGPKSDDLKQILKTVQESIESGAKGIMFGRNVWQRENMEEVLTVLKSIIHDGLKYEEVVQSYDL; from the coding sequence ATGTATGGTGGGAAAGCAGTGAGGTTCTCAAAACTTTTAAATCCGAAATCTGGAAGATCTCTTATTATTGCTCTAGATCACGGTTTAATATTTGGAAACGTAGAGGGACTAGAAGATCCTGTGAAGACTTTAGAGAGAGCGATATCCTGTGGCGTGGACGGAGTTCTGTTGAGCCCTGGTATAGCAAAGCTGACGGAACACCTGTTCGAAGGGAAAAATGCCCCTGCCAGAATTCTTACAATAGATTTCCCAGTGGGTTCAACCATTCCAGGGAGATTCGAAAAAGTATTCACCCATAGGTTGATACACTCTGTAGAGCAGGCGGTGAAGATGGCAGTGGACGCCGTGAAGATTCTCTTCCCCTGGGGATTGGAAAAAAGTGCACAGGCTGAGGTTGTTCGGGTAATTGCTGAAACAGTCGAAGAATGCGAACGCTGGGATATGCCGCTAGTAGTCGAGCCGGTCCTGTGGGAAGAGAATTCTTCAGAAAGAAATGAGCCTGATCTCATAGAATCTGCTGCGAGAATAGCTGTAGAGATAGGAGCGGACATTCTGAAGATTCAGTTCTTGGGAGAAGACCGTCTTTCTCGGATAATTCATAGGCTTCATGTTCCTGTCTTTGTGCTGGGAGGGCCGAAGTCAGACGACTTGAAACAGATTTTAAAGACAGTCCAGGAATCGATAGAGTCAGGCGCAAAAGGAATTATGTTCGGAAGAAACGTGTGGCAAAGAGAAAACATGGAGGAAGTTCTGACGGTTTTGAAATCCATCATACACGATGGATTGAAATATGAGGAGGTTGTTCAGAGCTACGATCTATAG
- a CDS encoding FGGY-family carbohydrate kinase: MYCGIDVGTTNTKVLVFDDDFKVVFLKKFKTPVISSKEGDLLSSKKLFVEILSSLKSIPESTKDKIKAIGISSLGETVFPISQDGEVLQDGMMWYNKNVLEEYREFLKKVPSDVIFKKTGLWPSWIYSVFKMKRFYKNNKELAKEVYKWLDVASLIAFLLTGNIAMDRVLSSRTLLMNILTGKWDEELVEASGIPKEHLPEVVDSGASRGIIRKEISEETGLPKDTVVTTAGQDHITASYAAGVHDETKLLDSSGTTEAALWTVSKETLKKYLKKAPSIFQAGFHCIPGKYYLLTGLPTGGFCIDWLLNKILKEDYSVFRTFKYQKNAVFFFPYLRGTFDREEIGGAFFNLKDTDDRDVIISTVLESTAFEMRSCLNGFEKLGLKDYEIVATGGGSQLREWLEVKANVFGKVVKVLSVHESVALGAAMIAKIAKIGQKNWEEFFKEASQNFEYEYFQPDEGEYFQKKYLEYLKLRNRIYGF; encoded by the coding sequence GTGTACTGTGGAATAGACGTTGGGACAACCAACACAAAAGTTCTGGTGTTCGATGATGATTTCAAAGTTGTGTTTTTGAAAAAATTCAAAACACCAGTGATTTCCAGCAAAGAGGGGGATCTTTTGTCATCAAAAAAGCTTTTTGTGGAGATTCTGAGTTCTCTCAAATCAATTCCAGAGAGCACAAAAGATAAGATAAAAGCTATCGGCATCTCTTCACTCGGAGAGACGGTGTTTCCAATTTCGCAGGATGGAGAAGTACTCCAGGACGGGATGATGTGGTACAACAAGAACGTGCTGGAAGAATACAGGGAGTTTCTAAAAAAAGTTCCATCGGATGTGATATTCAAAAAAACGGGATTGTGGCCTTCGTGGATATACTCGGTGTTCAAAATGAAGAGGTTTTACAAGAACAACAAAGAACTGGCCAAAGAAGTTTACAAATGGCTTGATGTAGCAAGTTTGATAGCCTTTTTGTTGACAGGAAACATTGCGATGGATAGGGTGCTCTCTTCAAGAACACTTTTGATGAATATACTCACCGGGAAGTGGGATGAAGAACTGGTGGAGGCATCTGGTATTCCGAAAGAGCATCTTCCGGAGGTTGTTGATAGCGGTGCTTCTCGAGGAATAATAAGAAAAGAGATTTCTGAAGAGACTGGTCTTCCAAAGGACACAGTTGTGACCACAGCTGGGCAGGATCATATAACCGCTTCCTATGCTGCCGGTGTTCACGATGAAACCAAGTTACTAGATTCCTCCGGTACGACAGAGGCTGCACTTTGGACAGTTAGCAAAGAAACCCTAAAGAAGTACTTGAAAAAGGCTCCGAGTATATTTCAGGCTGGTTTTCACTGTATCCCTGGTAAATACTATCTTCTCACAGGGCTTCCCACGGGTGGATTTTGTATCGACTGGCTTCTCAACAAAATTCTTAAGGAGGATTACTCTGTTTTCAGGACATTTAAATATCAAAAGAACGCGGTCTTCTTCTTCCCCTATCTTCGTGGCACGTTCGACAGGGAAGAAATCGGCGGTGCATTCTTCAATCTGAAAGACACGGATGATCGGGATGTTATCATCTCAACTGTTCTTGAATCAACCGCTTTTGAAATGAGAAGCTGTCTGAATGGATTCGAGAAACTGGGATTGAAAGACTACGAGATTGTGGCAACAGGCGGTGGCAGTCAACTAAGGGAGTGGTTGGAGGTAAAAGCAAATGTCTTTGGCAAAGTTGTAAAGGTCCTTTCTGTCCACGAGAGTGTTGCCCTTGGTGCTGCCATGATAGCCAAAATTGCAAAGATTGGCCAAAAGAATTGGGAAGAGTTTTTCAAAGAAGCTTCACAGAATTTTGAGTACGAGTATTTCCAGCCAGACGAAGGTGAGTATTTCCAGAAAAAATACCTCGAGTATCTAAAACTCAGAAACAGAATTTACGGGTTCTAA
- a CDS encoding mannitol dehydrogenase: protein MKALLIESPGDSEVVDLETPVPGKGQTLVKVLACGICGTDYKIFSGETNANYPVVPGHEIAGVVEKSDAFEKGQMVVIDPNRSCGECSFCRKGMPQFCENLQATGVTEPGGFAEYVLVENSQVYPLKNVPVERAVFAEPLSCVLEGVKMVKHGFFDRILIVGAGSIGVIFGLVFKKIFPGAEIVLSEKDEKRAEFVTQTFELRVDEPKGEYDLAVECSGTAEGFKVCFDHVGKGGTLLQFSVIAKNRTIDISPFEIYRKEMKILGSYLNPFTMKEAVKIIESGEFLFEKLVTDRLDLNGVREYLSSHKKALMKGIFAP from the coding sequence ATGAAAGCACTTCTCATAGAAAGTCCTGGTGATTCAGAAGTTGTGGATCTGGAAACGCCCGTTCCTGGAAAAGGACAGACACTTGTGAAAGTCCTTGCCTGTGGCATCTGTGGGACTGATTACAAGATCTTCTCAGGAGAAACGAACGCGAACTATCCGGTTGTTCCAGGGCATGAAATCGCAGGTGTTGTCGAAAAGTCCGATGCTTTTGAAAAGGGTCAGATGGTCGTGATAGATCCCAACAGATCCTGTGGAGAGTGCAGTTTCTGTAGAAAAGGAATGCCCCAGTTCTGTGAAAATCTTCAGGCGACAGGGGTGACAGAGCCGGGTGGTTTTGCGGAGTACGTTCTTGTGGAAAATTCACAGGTTTATCCCTTGAAAAATGTACCGGTGGAGAGAGCGGTGTTTGCAGAACCACTCTCGTGTGTTCTCGAAGGAGTGAAGATGGTAAAGCACGGGTTTTTCGACAGGATCCTCATAGTGGGGGCAGGCAGTATAGGTGTGATCTTTGGTTTGGTGTTCAAGAAGATCTTTCCAGGTGCAGAGATTGTTCTTTCAGAAAAGGACGAAAAGCGTGCAGAATTCGTCACTCAAACGTTTGAGTTGAGGGTGGATGAACCGAAAGGTGAATACGACCTTGCCGTTGAGTGTTCTGGAACAGCAGAGGGATTCAAAGTGTGTTTCGATCACGTTGGAAAAGGTGGAACTCTCCTTCAGTTCAGTGTTATAGCAAAGAACAGAACCATCGACATCTCACCCTTTGAGATCTATCGGAAGGAGATGAAGATACTCGGTTCTTATCTCAATCCGTTCACCATGAAGGAAGCAGTGAAGATCATAGAATCAGGGGAGTTTCTTTTTGAGAAACTCGTCACCGACCGGTTGGATCTCAACGGAGTAAGAGAGTATCTGTCGTCTCATAAAAAAGCGTTGATGAAAGGAATTTTTGCTCCCTAA